A DNA window from Halorubrum sp. DM2 contains the following coding sequences:
- a CDS encoding branched-chain amino acid ABC transporter permease: MSDPDTPAEASDDAEANPDGETSVDAEENADSGASTDLAARGDRGLREYLRDHVVHAAVIVGFLLYPLVYEALLATPAAPFAETFLPAITFMVVVLYMGLFAMSFDFVSGYTGYLSFGHAAFFGTGGYFVVLAANGQVPGVPGGTPFMITLLLGAVLAGLLALVIGSVSFRLTGVYFAMITLGFAQVIYELIRSWGYVSTNPTEGATVSGDALAIGVPYVDRLSLDVGRLTGESVENLLGLGIDLSATVVSYYALGIVVVVCYFAMQRIVHSPFGRVMIAIRENEERARAVGYATYRFKLAAFAISGFFGAIAGGIFAAYSRSVAPDSTFYFLVTADALITTIVGGFGTLAGPVYGTLFNQGLEDVLSTESGGIATLLREGLPAGVLEAELFGVSVELFVNTAVDGRAPLYLGIVFVLFVLFVPNGILGTLRDRLGGTVGKRLPDHLRRYLR; the protein is encoded by the coding sequence ATTAGCGACCCCGACACCCCCGCCGAGGCGAGCGACGATGCCGAGGCGAACCCCGACGGCGAGACGAGCGTCGATGCCGAGGAGAACGCAGATTCCGGAGCCAGCACTGACCTCGCGGCCCGCGGCGACCGCGGCCTCCGCGAGTACCTCCGGGATCACGTCGTTCACGCGGCCGTAATCGTCGGCTTCCTGCTGTACCCGCTCGTCTACGAGGCGCTGCTCGCGACCCCGGCCGCGCCGTTCGCGGAGACGTTCCTCCCGGCGATCACGTTCATGGTCGTGGTGTTGTACATGGGGCTGTTCGCGATGAGCTTCGACTTCGTCAGCGGGTACACCGGTTACCTCTCGTTCGGTCACGCGGCGTTCTTCGGGACCGGCGGCTACTTCGTCGTCCTCGCCGCGAACGGACAGGTGCCGGGGGTCCCCGGTGGGACGCCGTTCATGATAACCCTGCTTCTGGGCGCGGTGTTGGCGGGCCTGCTCGCACTCGTCATCGGGTCCGTGTCGTTCCGGCTCACCGGCGTCTACTTCGCGATGATCACGCTCGGGTTCGCGCAGGTGATCTACGAGCTGATCCGCTCGTGGGGGTACGTATCGACGAACCCGACCGAGGGCGCGACCGTCAGCGGCGACGCGCTCGCGATCGGCGTCCCCTACGTCGATCGGCTCAGCCTCGACGTGGGACGGCTCACGGGCGAGAGCGTCGAGAACCTGCTCGGACTCGGGATCGACCTGTCCGCGACGGTGGTCTCGTACTACGCGCTCGGGATCGTCGTCGTGGTCTGCTACTTCGCGATGCAGCGGATCGTCCACTCGCCGTTCGGGCGCGTGATGATCGCGATCCGCGAAAACGAGGAGCGGGCCCGCGCCGTCGGCTACGCGACCTACCGGTTCAAGCTGGCCGCGTTCGCCATCAGCGGGTTCTTCGGGGCGATCGCGGGCGGGATCTTCGCCGCCTACTCGCGGTCGGTCGCGCCCGACAGCACGTTCTACTTCCTCGTCACCGCCGACGCGCTGATCACGACGATCGTCGGCGGGTTCGGCACCCTCGCGGGACCGGTGTACGGGACCCTGTTCAACCAGGGGCTCGAAGACGTGCTCTCCACCGAGAGCGGCGGGATCGCGACGCTGCTGCGCGAGGGACTGCCCGCGGGCGTCCTCGAAGCCGAACTCTTCGGGGTCAGCGTGGAGCTGTTCGTCAACACCGCGGTCGACGGACGCGCCCCGCTGTACCTCGGGATCGTCTTTGTGCTGTTCGTGCTGTTCGTCCCGAACGGCATCCTCGGGACGCTGCGCGACCGGCTCGGCGGCACCGTCGGGAAGCGGCTCCCGGACCACCTGCGGCGCTACCTCCGGTAG
- a CDS encoding FAD-dependent oxidoreductase translates to MSDGPTVLVIGGGATGTGIARDLAIRGVDVTLVDRGGLGSGTSGRSHGLLHSGARYAEADPEGARECLEENRTLRAIAGGCVRDTGGLFVRLDGDDPEYFAEKIAACEEVGIETERLDEAAVRERVPGLADEVAEAFAVPDGVIYPSRLVAANAADAERHGAAVHPHAPVEDVTVTDGAVDAVRVGGAVDATLTPEVVVNATGAWADAIGEMAGVEIGMAPSRGVMVSVAYDGLEPVLNRCRDPDDGDIVVPHDGEVVLGTTSVPVSDPDDYETADWEVERSVEECAAMFPAVADAPEVRRWWGVRPLYAPDEAGQNRRGISRGFTLLDHERDGATGLYSVVGGKLTTYRRMAEATVDEVCERLGVEAACETAAEPLAHADDPERLDELVAAYGGPNPTDSDVVGAPADD, encoded by the coding sequence GTGAGCGACGGTCCGACGGTCCTCGTGATCGGCGGCGGCGCGACCGGGACGGGGATTGCGAGGGACCTCGCGATCCGCGGCGTCGACGTGACGCTCGTCGACCGCGGCGGGCTGGGGAGCGGCACCTCGGGGCGCTCACACGGGCTGCTCCACAGCGGGGCCCGGTACGCCGAGGCGGACCCCGAGGGCGCTCGCGAGTGTCTCGAGGAGAACCGCACGCTCCGCGCTATCGCCGGCGGCTGCGTCCGCGACACCGGCGGCCTGTTTGTCCGGCTCGACGGCGACGACCCCGAGTACTTCGCGGAGAAGATCGCCGCCTGTGAGGAGGTCGGGATCGAGACGGAGCGGCTCGACGAGGCGGCGGTGCGCGAACGCGTGCCGGGGCTCGCGGACGAGGTCGCGGAGGCGTTCGCCGTCCCCGACGGCGTGATCTACCCGTCGCGGCTGGTCGCCGCCAACGCGGCCGACGCCGAGCGACACGGGGCCGCCGTCCACCCGCACGCGCCCGTCGAGGACGTGACCGTCACCGACGGCGCGGTCGACGCCGTGCGCGTCGGCGGCGCGGTGGACGCGACGCTGACGCCGGAGGTCGTCGTCAACGCCACCGGCGCGTGGGCGGACGCGATCGGCGAGATGGCCGGCGTCGAGATCGGGATGGCACCGAGCCGCGGCGTGATGGTCTCGGTCGCGTACGACGGGCTGGAGCCGGTGTTGAACCGGTGTCGGGACCCCGACGACGGCGACATCGTCGTGCCGCACGACGGCGAGGTCGTGCTGGGGACGACGAGCGTCCCCGTCTCCGACCCCGACGACTACGAGACCGCCGACTGGGAGGTAGAGCGGTCGGTCGAGGAGTGCGCCGCGATGTTCCCCGCGGTCGCCGACGCGCCCGAGGTCCGGCGGTGGTGGGGGGTCCGCCCGCTGTACGCGCCGGACGAGGCGGGGCAGAACCGCCGCGGGATCTCCCGGGGCTTCACCCTGCTCGACCACGAACGCGACGGCGCGACCGGACTGTACAGCGTCGTGGGCGGAAAGCTGACCACGTACCGCCGGATGGCCGAGGCGACAGTCGACGAGGTGTGCGAGCGGCTGGGGGTCGAGGCCGCCTGCGAGACCGCCGCCGAGCCGCTCGCGCACGCCGACGACCCGGAACGACTGGACGAGCTCGTCGCGGCGTACGGCGGCCCGAACCCGACGGACAGCGACGTGGTCGGCGCGCCCGCCGACGACTGA
- a CDS encoding ABC transporter substrate-binding protein, which yields MRDDHTRRSYLRRTSAAVGAAGLTGLAGCSGGGDGSDGSDGSDGGDGMDGGDGGDGGDGDLSGETIRIGALQPTSGDLQYYGQISLRGFYSGLAYKHDLDPIQEATPGTYTVEPDGGPTYEIIVEDTGFSPDTAQSVATDLVVDDEVDVLFGGTSSDSARRVIDTVVDETDVPYLIGPAADAGITVSDEFCHPLAFRASEHTAMDARAGGTYVAENFDIDTVAIFASDNAFGQSVASNYAEVLEANGVDVLEPRFVEVGYSEFDGLFEQAVSDGASGVVGGFTASTLPQFLTSAISYDVQVFGGFAALLTTQLIGGTIQSELGEDFTAQDIKDAGLGPFTSRYHWNQYENPINEEFRQMHIDAYGIVPDLFSSGTFTAASALSQAVSEAGSTDGADVADALRGMTVADTPKGADGYTFQEHNNQAASQMTVAWPVPTSDEYADTWDAPIMPGEPEQRLDAEDVMVPEEDASCSL from the coding sequence ATGCGAGACGACCACACACGGCGATCGTACCTGCGACGAACCAGCGCCGCGGTCGGCGCAGCCGGACTCACCGGGCTCGCCGGCTGTTCCGGCGGCGGAGACGGCTCGGACGGCTCGGACGGCTCCGACGGGGGAGACGGGATGGACGGGGGAGACGGCGGGGATGGCGGCGACGGCGACCTCTCCGGCGAGACGATCCGGATCGGCGCGCTCCAGCCGACCTCCGGCGACCTCCAGTACTACGGACAGATCAGCCTGCGCGGGTTCTACTCCGGGCTGGCGTACAAACACGACCTCGACCCAATCCAAGAGGCGACGCCGGGGACGTACACGGTCGAACCGGACGGGGGACCGACCTACGAGATCATCGTCGAGGACACCGGTTTCAGCCCGGACACGGCCCAGAGCGTCGCGACCGACCTCGTGGTCGACGACGAGGTCGACGTGCTGTTCGGCGGCACGTCCTCCGACAGCGCGCGCCGCGTGATCGACACGGTCGTCGACGAGACGGACGTTCCCTACCTGATCGGGCCGGCCGCCGACGCCGGCATCACGGTCAGCGACGAGTTCTGTCATCCGCTGGCGTTCCGCGCGAGCGAACACACCGCGATGGACGCCCGCGCCGGCGGGACGTACGTCGCCGAGAACTTCGACATCGACACGGTGGCGATCTTCGCGTCCGACAACGCGTTCGGACAGAGCGTCGCGAGCAACTACGCCGAGGTGTTGGAGGCCAACGGCGTCGACGTCCTCGAACCGCGGTTCGTCGAGGTCGGCTACTCCGAGTTCGACGGGCTCTTCGAACAGGCCGTCTCCGACGGCGCGTCGGGCGTCGTCGGCGGCTTCACGGCGTCGACGCTGCCCCAGTTCCTCACGTCGGCGATCTCGTACGACGTCCAGGTGTTCGGCGGGTTCGCGGCGCTCCTGACTACGCAGCTCATCGGCGGCACCATCCAGTCGGAGTTGGGCGAGGACTTCACCGCCCAGGACATCAAAGACGCCGGTCTCGGGCCGTTCACCAGTCGATACCACTGGAACCAGTACGAGAACCCCATCAACGAGGAGTTCCGGCAGATGCACATCGACGCGTACGGGATCGTCCCCGACCTGTTCAGCTCCGGGACGTTCACGGCCGCGTCGGCGCTCTCGCAGGCGGTCTCGGAGGCCGGCTCGACGGACGGTGCCGACGTCGCCGACGCGCTGCGCGGGATGACGGTCGCGGACACGCCGAAGGGGGCGGACGGGTACACGTTCCAGGAACACAACAACCAGGCCGCCTCGCAGATGACCGTCGCGTGGCCCGTCCCGACCAGCGACGAGTACGCCGACACGTGGGACGCGCCGATCATGCCCGGCGAACCGGAACAGCGGCTCGACGCCGAGGACGTGATGGTCCCCGAAGAGGACGCGAGCTGCTCGCTGTAA
- a CDS encoding ABC transporter ATP-binding protein, which translates to MTILELDGVHTYYGESHILQGLSLSVEEGEIVALVGRNGVGKTTTLRTALGLTPPREGTVRFHGTDVTGMEPHAIAARGMGWVPEERRVFSHLTVEENLRVAAHSAADPDARVAEAYELFPALDRFSDKEAGDLSGGQQQMLAIARGMAGDNDLLLVDEPSEGLAPQIVEDVVEALRAASADTTMVLVEQNFRLAMDLADRFYLVDHGAVVEEGDTAGVTSDDERIRRYLTA; encoded by the coding sequence GTGACGATCCTCGAACTGGACGGCGTCCACACCTACTACGGCGAGAGCCACATCCTCCAGGGGCTGTCCCTGTCGGTCGAGGAGGGAGAGATCGTCGCCTTAGTCGGGCGGAACGGCGTCGGGAAGACGACGACGCTCCGCACCGCGCTCGGGCTGACGCCGCCGCGCGAGGGGACGGTCCGGTTCCACGGGACGGACGTGACGGGGATGGAGCCGCACGCGATCGCCGCCCGCGGGATGGGATGGGTTCCCGAGGAGCGGCGCGTGTTCTCGCACCTCACGGTCGAGGAGAATCTCCGCGTCGCCGCGCACTCCGCGGCCGATCCGGACGCGCGGGTCGCGGAGGCGTACGAGCTGTTCCCGGCGCTCGACCGCTTCAGCGACAAGGAGGCGGGCGACCTGAGCGGCGGGCAACAGCAGATGCTCGCCATCGCCCGCGGCATGGCCGGCGACAACGACCTGCTGCTCGTCGACGAGCCGAGCGAGGGGCTCGCGCCGCAGATCGTCGAGGACGTCGTCGAGGCGCTGCGGGCGGCCTCCGCGGACACGACGATGGTGCTGGTCGAACAGAACTTCCGGCTGGCGATGGATCTCGCCGACCGGTTCTACCTCGTCGACCACGGGGCCGTCGTCGAGGAGGGCGACACCGCCGGCGTCACGAGCGACGACGAGCGCATCCGGAGGTACCTCACCGCATGA
- a CDS encoding helix-turn-helix domain-containing protein, translating to MLDVTMDMEQFDCPFIDTSADHDVAFSAMHWQLDTAAEQLETRLLVESPDRYELGEGLSALRDHENMAEYRLFSKQDGTAIIRTVIEETNAMSTITDHGGYITGPFRIADGSERWQVGFDDEATTEDALHDLEKGNEFVVEDRSELSMEALFDTMRNANAASTMLGACRDLTDVERETIETAADEGYFESPREATLSTLADEFDVSTAAVSKNMRRGEKKLLRSVVEALDRLE from the coding sequence ATGCTCGACGTCACGATGGATATGGAGCAGTTCGACTGCCCGTTCATCGACACCTCCGCCGACCACGACGTCGCCTTCTCCGCGATGCACTGGCAGCTCGACACGGCCGCCGAGCAGCTGGAGACGCGGCTGCTCGTGGAGTCGCCGGACCGGTACGAGCTGGGCGAGGGGCTCTCGGCGCTCCGCGACCACGAGAACATGGCCGAGTACCGCCTGTTCTCGAAGCAGGACGGGACCGCCATCATCCGCACCGTCATCGAGGAGACGAATGCCATGTCAACGATAACCGACCACGGCGGCTACATCACCGGCCCGTTCCGCATCGCCGACGGCTCCGAGCGCTGGCAGGTCGGGTTCGACGACGAGGCGACGACGGAGGACGCGCTCCACGACCTGGAGAAGGGCAACGAGTTCGTCGTCGAGGACCGCTCCGAGCTGTCGATGGAGGCGCTGTTCGACACGATGCGGAACGCGAACGCGGCCTCGACGATGCTGGGGGCGTGCCGCGACCTGACCGATGTCGAGCGGGAGACCATCGAGACGGCCGCGGACGAGGGGTACTTCGAGTCGCCGCGCGAGGCGACGCTGTCGACGCTGGCCGACGAGTTCGATGTCTCGACGGCCGCCGTCTCGAAGAACATGCGCCGCGGTGAAAAGAAGCTCCTCCGCAGCGTCGTCGAGGCGCTCGACCGACTGGAGTAG
- a CDS encoding MaoC family dehydratase — protein MPVATVGETATHAVSITDETIETFAALSGDENPIHVDDEYATETMFGGRVAHGILSAAVVSGALARLSGDIVYLSQDLSFENPVFPGETVEATVRVTDDLGGDRLAVETTATVPERDERVLSGEATVLSVPHGGGD, from the coding sequence ATGCCAGTCGCGACGGTCGGCGAGACGGCGACCCACGCGGTATCGATCACCGACGAGACGATAGAGACGTTCGCCGCGCTCTCCGGCGACGAGAACCCGATCCACGTGGACGACGAGTACGCCACCGAGACGATGTTCGGCGGCCGCGTCGCGCACGGGATCCTCTCGGCCGCGGTCGTCTCCGGGGCGCTCGCACGGCTCTCGGGCGACATCGTCTACCTCTCGCAGGACCTCTCGTTCGAGAACCCCGTCTTTCCGGGCGAGACGGTCGAGGCGACCGTCCGCGTCACGGACGACCTCGGCGGCGACCGGCTCGCCGTCGAGACGACCGCGACCGTCCCCGAGCGCGACGAGCGGGTCCTTTCCGGGGAGGCGACGGTGTTGTCGGTCCCGCACGGAGGCGGTGACTGA
- a CDS encoding ABC transporter ATP-binding protein has product MLLETEGLTKRFGGITAVDGVDFDLEAGELCSIIGPNGAGKTTFFNLLTGVLEPSDGRIRFDPPGRADGDASVDITAASPDETALAGIHRSYQITNLFPTLSVLENVRVAAQASRGNDSWKLWRNVAEFEDHYAEATRILERIGLAGEAETVTENLSHGEKRSLEIGVALAGDPDLLLLDEPTAGVSSEGVEEVVALIEDVAADHSVMLIEHNMEVVMDISDRIAVLHRGELIADGPPEDVRGDEVVQEAYLGGYGREGSEDGFAESETATDDGDAAADGGRRVRAGGEPR; this is encoded by the coding sequence ATGCTGTTAGAGACCGAGGGGCTCACGAAGCGGTTCGGCGGCATCACCGCCGTCGACGGCGTCGACTTCGACTTAGAGGCCGGCGAGCTCTGCTCGATCATCGGCCCGAACGGCGCGGGGAAGACGACGTTCTTCAACCTGCTCACGGGCGTGTTGGAGCCGTCCGACGGACGCATCCGGTTCGACCCGCCCGGCCGCGCCGACGGCGACGCGTCGGTCGACATCACGGCGGCCTCGCCGGACGAGACGGCGCTCGCGGGGATCCACCGGTCGTACCAGATCACGAACCTCTTTCCGACGCTGTCGGTGCTGGAGAACGTCCGCGTCGCGGCGCAGGCGAGCCGCGGGAACGACTCCTGGAAGCTGTGGCGCAACGTGGCCGAGTTCGAGGACCACTACGCCGAGGCGACCCGAATCCTCGAACGGATCGGGCTGGCGGGCGAGGCCGAGACCGTCACGGAGAACCTGAGCCACGGCGAGAAGCGCAGCCTCGAGATCGGCGTCGCGCTCGCGGGGGACCCGGACCTCCTCCTGCTCGACGAGCCGACGGCCGGCGTGTCGAGCGAGGGCGTCGAGGAGGTCGTCGCGCTGATCGAGGACGTGGCCGCGGACCACTCGGTGATGCTCATCGAACACAACATGGAGGTGGTGATGGACATCTCCGACCGGATCGCGGTCCTCCACCGCGGGGAGCTGATCGCCGACGGACCGCCCGAAGACGTGCGCGGAGACGAGGTCGTTCAGGAGGCGTACCTCGGCGGCTACGGCCGCGAGGGGTCCGAAGACGGATTCGCCGAGAGCGAGACCGCGACCGACGACGGGGACGCCGCCGCCGACGGCGGCCGTCGCGTCCGCGCCGGGGGTGAACCGCGGTGA
- a CDS encoding branched-chain amino acid ABC transporter permease has protein sequence MSLGALAAVDPSTLLATGGAVDGLRTAARVLAEGIGKGAVYFTIAVGLTLVFGLMGVLNFAHGAVAMVGAYLGGLVLVLVVGANTGSLATILVFFVALAVVFAVTTAAGSAMEVTLIRPIYDRTPTYQILLTFGVSLVIEEIARIVLTLRGIQPDPQWQAPMATAPDVLLGRTELLGIGVRRLYLFEIAIGALVAVAVWAFLTKTLYGLYIRAGSEDTEMVQALGVDVRRAFTVVFGVGTGLAAVGGVLLMWDPIWGPSVLLSIDVLLYAFVVVIIGGLGSFTGTLAAAGIVGVVDSVTTWLFTTGIVTFPGLSEVTIFLLLVVMLIIRPQGLYGVEEVGGH, from the coding sequence ATGAGCCTCGGAGCGCTCGCCGCCGTCGACCCGAGCACGCTGCTCGCGACGGGCGGCGCGGTCGACGGGCTTCGGACGGCCGCCCGCGTGCTCGCCGAGGGGATCGGCAAGGGCGCGGTGTACTTCACCATCGCCGTCGGGCTGACGCTCGTCTTCGGGCTGATGGGCGTGCTCAACTTCGCGCACGGCGCGGTCGCGATGGTCGGCGCGTACCTCGGCGGCCTCGTCTTGGTCCTCGTCGTCGGCGCGAACACCGGCTCGCTCGCGACGATACTCGTCTTCTTCGTCGCGCTGGCGGTGGTGTTCGCGGTCACCACCGCCGCCGGCAGCGCGATGGAGGTGACGCTCATCCGACCGATCTACGACCGGACGCCGACCTACCAGATCCTCTTGACCTTCGGCGTCTCGCTGGTCATCGAGGAGATCGCCCGCATCGTCCTGACGCTCCGCGGGATCCAGCCGGACCCGCAGTGGCAGGCACCGATGGCCACCGCCCCGGACGTGCTGTTGGGTCGGACCGAACTGCTCGGGATCGGGGTCAGGCGGCTCTACCTCTTCGAGATAGCGATCGGCGCGCTCGTCGCGGTCGCGGTCTGGGCCTTCCTGACGAAGACGCTGTACGGCCTGTACATCCGCGCCGGCAGCGAGGACACCGAGATGGTTCAGGCGCTCGGCGTCGACGTGCGGCGGGCGTTCACCGTCGTGTTCGGCGTCGGGACCGGCCTCGCGGCGGTCGGCGGCGTCCTGCTGATGTGGGACCCGATCTGGGGACCGAGCGTCCTGTTGAGCATCGACGTCCTGTTGTACGCGTTCGTCGTCGTCATCATCGGCGGGCTGGGGAGCTTCACCGGGACGCTCGCCGCGGCGGGCATCGTCGGGGTCGTCGACTCGGTGACGACGTGGCTGTTCACCACCGGAATCGTCACCTTCCCCGGCCTCTCCGAGGTGACCATCTTCCTCCTGCTCGTGGTGATGCTGATCATCCGCCCGCAGGGGCTCTACGGCGTCGAGGAGGTGGGGGGCCATTAG
- a CDS encoding 3-oxoacyl-[acyl-carrier-protein] synthase III C-terminal domain-containing protein yields the protein MTVGITGMGTYVPGETVSGEAIAAESGIPEEVVVEKMGVREKHVCPPDGDHATDMSVEAAEAALADAGVEPADLDLIVYHGSEYKDHVVWSAAAAIADRLGATNAYATESYTLCAGAPIALRQARAQLETEPIETALLVAASREEDLVDYANEDSSFMFNFGSGASAFVVEAADGDPADPDDGEGTAADPFEGRSRAIVEASAAETDGSFADDVVMPAGGSKRPPSAETVREGLHTLDVPDPDGMKERLAPVSLPAYLSVADEALDRSGFDRDDLDYVALTHMKRSFHERVLDELGLDPASDGYYLDEFGHVQSVDQALALARGVETDRLEAGDLVCLLAAGTGYTWSATVLRWLG from the coding sequence ATGACCGTCGGGATCACGGGGATGGGGACGTACGTCCCGGGCGAGACAGTTAGCGGCGAGGCCATCGCGGCCGAGAGCGGGATCCCGGAGGAGGTCGTCGTCGAGAAGATGGGCGTCCGGGAGAAACACGTCTGTCCGCCCGACGGCGACCACGCGACCGACATGTCGGTCGAGGCGGCGGAGGCCGCGCTCGCGGACGCGGGCGTCGAGCCGGCCGATCTCGACCTGATTGTCTACCACGGCTCGGAGTACAAAGACCACGTCGTCTGGTCGGCGGCCGCGGCGATCGCAGACCGGCTCGGCGCGACGAACGCGTACGCGACCGAGAGCTACACGCTGTGTGCGGGCGCGCCGATCGCATTGCGGCAGGCGCGCGCGCAGTTGGAGACCGAACCGATCGAGACCGCGCTGCTCGTCGCCGCCAGCCGCGAGGAGGACCTCGTCGACTACGCGAACGAGGACAGCTCGTTCATGTTCAACTTCGGCAGCGGCGCGAGCGCGTTCGTCGTCGAGGCGGCGGACGGCGATCCGGCCGACCCGGACGACGGCGAGGGGACCGCCGCGGACCCCTTTGAGGGCCGATCCCGGGCGATCGTCGAGGCGAGCGCGGCCGAGACCGACGGCTCGTTCGCCGACGACGTGGTGATGCCCGCGGGCGGGTCGAAGCGCCCGCCGAGCGCGGAGACGGTGCGCGAGGGGCTCCACACGCTCGACGTCCCCGACCCCGACGGGATGAAAGAGCGGCTCGCGCCCGTCTCGCTGCCGGCGTACCTCTCGGTCGCCGACGAGGCGCTGGACCGCTCCGGGTTCGACCGCGACGACCTCGACTACGTCGCGCTCACCCACATGAAGCGCTCGTTCCACGAGCGCGTCCTCGACGAACTCGGACTCGACCCCGCGAGCGACGGCTACTACCTCGACGAGTTCGGCCACGTCCAGAGCGTCGATCAGGCGCTCGCGCTGGCGCGCGGCGTCGAGACCGACCGCCTCGAAGCCGGCGACCTCGTCTGCCTGCTCGCGGCCGGAACCGGCTACACCTGGTCCGCCACCGTGCTCCGCTGGCTCGGCTGA
- a CDS encoding DUF2892 domain-containing protein, with the protein MYQNVGATDKRVRTGIGAVAGVASIATLASVGPLPALAAPVLGVVALMMLATAATGTCGMYSLLGVDTCPADAGDSR; encoded by the coding sequence ATGTACCAGAACGTCGGTGCGACGGACAAGCGGGTCAGAACCGGTATCGGTGCCGTCGCCGGTGTCGCCTCGATAGCGACCCTCGCGAGCGTCGGCCCTCTTCCCGCCCTCGCGGCCCCGGTGCTGGGCGTCGTCGCGCTCATGATGCTCGCGACCGCCGCGACCGGGACCTGCGGCATGTACAGCCTGCTCGGCGTCGACACCTGCCCGGCCGACGCGGGCGACTCGCGCTGA